The window TTAATATCATGAACTTTAATTAAATCCATGATTGGACATTGATTATGAGACTGTCATGGAGATacgaagatatatatatatgtgtgtgtgtgtgtgtgtgtgtgtgagatcGTCCATTAGCTTGtagttaaataaaataaaagtttgcGATAAGGGGTATCAGATATCGGATCAATGCCTTCTAATGGTTGCATGTGATCATATGATTCTAAGTATCCACAACCAACTACCCAATGATTTTCGCATAATAATCACCTGCAAATCCACTAATCTAATAACCCGACAAACGGGAGCGATAATAAATAACACGGATATTATCTCAAATCGGTTAGTGATTGAACTTCTCATATTCATCGATTTTTTTCCCGAGACATATAATTTAATACGCAGTCTGTATACTGCCTAATTTAATCTTGGTGGAAGCAAAATAAACGTTTGAATTGATAATGAGTTACGGTCTTTCAAAATATTGTAGCCAAAAGGTAGTATTTTGCGATATACtgattacatatatattatatactaaGGACGTGTGCAACATACGAGTCACCAAAAATGGCTTTccgataaaaatatataaaaaagaagaagaagaagaagaaatttccCGTGATAAATTTTTTGCCCCCTTCCTTTTGGACCTTTTTTCTGGTAGTTTTTTTGcaaaattgataaaacaaaaataattcaaataaaaaagatgcATTATATATACCCTTTTCTGTAATGGGATGCTGACCTCTTTTATTCGGTCTAATAATGCGTCCACCTAATTGAACAAAGCACGACAAGCAACCTACCCTATTTTTAAGTGATAACATTTAGTGATCGTCTTCTGGCTGAATTCGAAGGTACGTGTCTACTTTCTGAAACAAAAGCACACATTTCCCGCctataaagaaagaaagaaaaaatctctTAAAATTTACTAAATTATTAACTATTGATATACATGTTCATGTTGGCAATAATTATATCATATCATCCtactcattaaaaaaaaaagaaaaaggaatcaTAGTCATCCTATCCACTTTTAATTGTTTCCTAGGGTCTTGGCTGGGAATTCAGCTCGCCGTCAAAGCTTGAGGTAAATCGGATAGGATAGGCAACTGATAGTAACATGTTAAATGTATATATGGTGATGTAGCAATCCACATATATGCATTTTCAAAATGTGTcggataatatatattgtggAAATTTAATTGAGACCCATCAGCAACCATGTACATATCTTATTAATCTGTATGAGGGTGAGATGAGATCGATGCGGACATTTCATTCCCTGAAAGTTTGCAGCCCTGTCCCCGTTGAAAGGTACACACGTATTTGCACATAAATGTGTGCTACAAtccaaaatataatatatgtattaatttAAAGTTTTAATTTGACCAaatcattatatatttcatcGAGTGGGCGTGGCTCTTGTTGGTTCATTGCTTCTCCAATGGCATGATTGCCACAAGAACACACCCATGCATATATCCCTTCCTCAAACAAATACCACCACGATGTATCCGATCAAATAAAGTATAATTTATCAAGTGCATCATCCTtataatttctcttttatttgtCAGTTGATTTCGTTTTCTCCAGACTGCCTTACAAAGTGGACGGTTGATTAGTTGACCATAAAGTGCATTTGTTGTGGACGAGCTTCACCCTAATACAtgtccaatatatatatattataatgaagAGTTTATTCTTCCGAGCATATGAATACCCCACAGGCCGATGAATCTAGGTAAATCCATACGCAAACACATGTGTGAATAGCTTTACCTAAAGGCTACACGTGCAAGGGATTTCGAACCTACGGTCTTGTAAACTATTCACAAAGCGTATGTACGTCCTAACCACATACGCTGATCCTTCAAATTATATCCACTGTACattttacatatatgtatCCATCATTTTCCTTCCCCATATCATATATACTTAGGGCCTTGTGATCTACTAAGACTTTGTCGCTGTCATGTGTCATACATATTACGATCCGTACAATTCCTATAGCAATTGGCAACATGGACGCTTGCCTCCTTCATCCATTTAATGCAGAGAAATTATCCGGTCCACCAATGAGGGGCCTTCGGGTCGATTAAATCGGCGTAGGGTCCATCCTAGGTGCTCATCCAATGGCCCGTGAATGATAAGTTCATTTGACTAATCCTCTCTAGGCTCCCACCAGTGAGGGTTCTCGTCCACGAACTTATGCCGGAAATGTAACCTCATCTGCAGGCTTTCAAGTGGACGAGTTCGATCAAATCATTCACATTGGAATTTCCAAGGTGTGCCTGCACATGTCATAGTTAGTTTTAGGAAGAATTTTGAGGACCAAATTAATTCAAAGGAAAGTTCAAAGGCCAAAATATAAAGCATGTGACCGTTCATTGGTGTTGATTGGAGACTAGGTCCGGCCCAATTCCATGAATGGGCCAACGTGTTGGGATTGAGCCCCAAAGCAGCCCAATTTAGGCCCCTCTCTCCCTTGGAGGCAAGTAGTCCAAACAGAGAAAAAGATTTGAAGGTTTGGGGGGACAGTGAGAGAGAACCTTATTCCTtcatttacttattttgtctttctaagtatttatttatttatttatttcttttcttggtaAAACTCTTTATTCACTTCAATAGTTCACTTTGCTAAGAAAATTGTCACTATCTTATGACATCTATGTGTAAGAGTCGAAGTCGATAATCAGTTGTGTAGGGGGAGAATTTCgatatagaaaatatatataattatcaaTAACCAGGGATGAGGCTAGGAATTATGTTCACATAAGCAAAACATAAGCTTATAATTAGCGTAATTTATGAAAATGCATTGGTGTAAAAATAATTTGCTcgcaaaaagaaaatgaaattcattgaaatttagaaaaaagaaaaaaaacgaaTGTTCACAACGAGGTCACGTGactataaaattattaaagatttttttttgtaaaaatgcTAATCACTATCCTCCTAAATGCAGGTaactatataattattataatgttCTCAAACTAAAAATTGGATTTAAATATTCTAAATATTACGTAAATATGATTTCcaaatttttacaaattaaaaaaaaatattgtaattaAATCACTAAAATTTTcctaccatattaaatttaattactaAATTGCTAATTAATGAATTATCGGATGTGATCTATCCTAGAAAGTACGGATGGAGCCAATGAAGGAGCGGGGGATGGAGCCTAAAtgagttttattattattatatatgtgtgtataatAGGTCCATAGTTCAAAGAtgctatatataaaaaatataagtcCCATGGGATAACTATTTCTCCATAAACGAGCCGAGCCTGAACCTTCTTTTATTGCAGTGAGCCGAGCTCGAGTTCGGAAGTTTAGGCTCGCACGAGCCCGAGCCCAAGCTCATGGATTACTAAACGAATCGAGGTTGAGCTTGTCAAACTCGGGCTCGGGCTCGGCTCGTTTACACTTCTAATTTGAACCAATGTGAGTTGGTACAAATAATTTAACGCTTGTTTTCTTTAAGTAATCTTTTGGATTCATATCTAATGAATAGAGAAATTCACATTGCAAAAGCTTTATTCTTTAATGAGCATACCcatattgaattgaatttgtCGAGATCTATTGATTTTCCAAATATTTGGTTGCACAcgcacaaaagaaaaaaaaatatacattattTGACGTACTTGTAAGATATATATTGTCTTACATAAGATTGTATTCCAACAGCATATGTTCCCCAATAACAATATCCGATAGAGACCCCCATCAAATCCTACCCGTATTTATCAACCAAATTACGTAATCAATCAATGTCCTGAGAGGGAGTTGGATCGTATGAAAGGGAAAGGAGTTAGGAGAAAACCGAACCAAAGAATCTGAATCGGGAGGGGGACTCGTTTGGCAGCCAAGAAGTCTCCAAAAATTGTGCATACCTCaattccttctttcttttttcaattcatCGATTGGACTACCAGTCACTTCGACTTATTCCTCTTCCGATCCCTGTCGACATCCAAATTCTGTTACTGTTCATTTTAGGAGTGCTGTAAAAAATTCCATATACATAAATTCTTTATTAATCTTTAAGCGGAAGCGTTACGTCCTCAATTTTACCTACTTATGTAAATGATATGTTTGTCACGCAGTCAGATTAACATGACGAGAGTTCAAATCTGGTCGGTCAACCGAGGTCCATACGAACCCGGTTCAATCCGGACCCCAAGTTGAGACCATCTAGGTTTGATATGTGCCAGGATTGATGTTAGAACATGCTTACGTACATAAATTATGATCTCGGATAGCAGGGCAAATTGCCTCAGCCACCAAGACGAAGAGATGTTCTTTTTAATTCGACACCCGGCAGTTCTCTCTCACAACCGACCAATTAGTCCCTTGTAGCTTTCAAGCAACGGCTGACCGCGTCCTAAATAGTTCTAGTTCAAGCCCACGGTCCTTATTATAAAACtagttttattaaaaaataataatttgtcaTCTCGATTGTGCTCACCACCTCCACCAACATAcatacaataataataatggacATGGACATGGTTTATTTGAATATGAATCATAGGAAATGGAATGGTCAAACTAATCCCAAAAGCTggttacatattttttttttttagcatgTCTTTCTTTACTGTTGATTTATTCCGGGCACTGTCGTCTCCTTCTCTTGGTTTAGTTCAATTGAAGACTAAACAATTGTAACGAAAGAATTTCAGCAAATCCCCAATCTCAGCTCCCCAATTTGATCAAtcatcaaataattaattccaCAGTACTTGCCATTTCTCTGCGATTGACCAGTCGGTTGTTTGTCCAATTCTTACTGGGATTTCAGAGCTCCATCGAAGAAATGGCATAAAGCTCCCATCTTTACAATGAATCCGATCACGAAATTGAACCAAATTTCTGAGTTGTATATACAGATTACAGAGTACAGATCAATTTTTTGCAGGATCTTCATGGGTCTGCGTTCTTGATTCCGATTTCGAGATCAGAAGGGCATGATGTGGGTGGTCTTGGTTTCATAATTGGAGAGGCAAGGTTGAGACTGAGAGCTTACTCTGAAGATCCTCAGCAGCTCCCCGCACATCCGCCTCACCGCCGGGGAGCAGCCGCTCTGCATCACCACCAGCAGTCTCGCCACCCCGTTGCAGCGCCTCACCACTGCCCTCGGCCTCTCATCCCCTGCCGCGTAGCACAAGCTCCACAGTATCGCCACCGCGTGCTCCGTCGCAACTGCTGAGACCTTGAACGCCCGCTGCAGCACTGCCTCCACGCACCGGTCGTCGCCCGAAAGAGCCTCCCTCCCTTCCCTGCAGGACGAGACCGTCTCGAGCAGCTTCAGGGCCTTCTCGATCACGGAAACGGCAGGGCTCGGGGATGCAGCAAGCAGGTCCGACAGCGACTTGATTGCTCCCAGGTGAAGGAGTCTGGTCCTCACGCGCTTCGGGCCTGCGAGGTGGATTAGGCACGATAAGGTCGAATCGATCAGGTTCACTTCGGCCTCCTCCGCCGGAGAGACGAACTTCAACAACCGGCGGAGGAATCCTTCAGTTTCTGCAATCACGAGCTTTGATTCTTCGGTAATGGCGACAGACTCGAGGATTTTCAATGACGAGATTTTGGATTCGATCTTCCCCCGTTCGATGACGAGCTGGAGCGAGCTCCGGCGATGGAGATTCCGGTCGAATGCCGAATTGATCAGATTCTGGCGATCTTCCGATTTCGCTAGCACTGACTCATAAATCCTAAACATCAGCTCCATGGTTTTGAGGTTCTTCTCCTCCGGTTCATCATCATCGGCGCAAGTCATGAGATTCAGCAGGAGCTCGGCGAATCCGTCGATCTTCGCGAGGAAAATGCAGTTATCGTCCGATTCCGCGGCGAACCTTGCGAGCTTGGAGAGGGAGGAGGGCACGAGgtcggaggaggaggaggcggagATCAGGGAGTTGGCGAGGGCGAGGGCGTCATCGGAGGAGAGAGGGGAATCGGCAGGGGGAGGcgggggaggaggaggggcGGAGGGGCGGGAGGAGTCGGACCAGATGCGGATGAGGCGCTGGAGGTTGAGGTTGGGGACGAGGTCGGTGGAGGAAAGGACCTGCATGGTGGCGGGGCAGGTGTTGTTGCCGGTGTCGAGCCAGCGCTGGATGCTGGAGCGGTCGTAGGTGACGCCAGTGGAGAGGCTGACGGGGGAGGTCATGACGTCCAGGGAGATGGGGCAACGGAAGAAGCTGGGCACGGTGATGTAGAGTTCGTCCCTCCCcatttccttccttccttccttccacCCTTCCTTTGTGGATGGATTGCTCTcagtagagagagaaagtgtagagagagagagagagagagagagagagagtgcggAGGGAGAAAGGGGGCCGGCTGAAGGTGAAGGTGGAGGTGGTGGAAGGAGACGGACACGGAGCAGGGAAAAAGCAGTGGGAGTGGGGAGGCGGGTTTAAAGGTCTAAGGATCGGGTGACGTCACCCCACTTTTACCCTCGCTTTATGTTAGTCTTCGGTCAACGAAACGATGGTTCTTTCCtcctcttttctcttcctcttttttaattccttttctattataaaaaataaagtaaatgaaaGAGGGATATTAGATGCAACTTCGGAAAGGAAAATTATGGCAGGCCGTAAATGCAGCACAGTGCCAAGGTGCAGATCACTGTGTTAAAAACTTGTTGTCGATTGTGTTCATTTGAAACCTATCGGACGGTTCTGTCTTAAACCGAATAAGCTTATGCTTGAAACAAAGAAATTTTGATTTCGATCTTCACTAAAAGTTTATGTGtccttttatttcatttaaaattGAGTACACTGATATTTTAGTACTAAAAAATATACCGAGTTAATACTTGAGAGTCCAAAAAACTTTTGcaagaaaaagataatttagAGTGTTTATATTGATCCTCTTGATAAGGTTACTTGTATCAATTTATTAggtctttttattttcctgtATTAGCACATGAGCCTCATTTAGTGGGTTGGACGGAAAATTAATGGGCATGGCTACACGAGAGGTCATCAGAAGCACAAAGGCCCTCCAATGACCTCGTCCGATCGAaagttatttaagattttcatGAAAAAGTGTAGTACAGTGACGCACATCCTAATCTCTTGACTAAAGAGGTCGTAAGTTTAATACTTAGTGGATTATCcgtgtccctttattagttatttatgatttatattttattatactaggtCTTAAACCTCATTCGTAAAAATGTTagtttacttaaaaaaattatcagcttagtaaaaaataaatataaaagaaataagtgacacataaaatttcactccaataaaaaaaattgaattcaaaACTTCTTAATTCCAAATAAATACACGAGTCATTCCacgacattttttttcttattcccTTTGCGGATGTTTTGTTTGAGTAGCATCAGAATTATAATGTTAAAATTACGCGAAAAATTTAACTAATTctttttatgatttatatttgttATATGTAAAAATGCGAAATTGTTATGTTGGTCAACCATATTGAACTACCGTAAATGAAGCGATAATATAATTAGGATTTAATCTTACAAGAAGTGCtaaatatagttttttttttggctcaatAGTGGTAAATCTATCTATAATTATAAACTAAATGGTAGTTTTAAAAGTGAACTCTCCTTTGCTTGACATGTGTCCATCAATTATTGGTTAATTTACATTTTCTTCAAAAGTTTTCACATATTATTTTCATCTTCATGTAAGTCCTTCTAAGTTACCAAGAaatattttccctttcaaaaGTTCCCCATAACTCtattaatatgaaaataagGATTTATTTCATATCTTACTCAACAAATTATTATAGTTTCATACAAGCATAATCTACACTAATTTAAATGTTGTCTATTCCATTATTtctttaactttcttttcaatttttaaagtacttttatttattcaatattttttaatcctCAAATACCATAATATAGTTCGCaatatttgataatttgaaTTATGAATGAATATTAGTGGATTTCATCGTAGAAATACTCAAATATAACATATTCAAAaagattaaaataatttcaaatttaagatAATTTATCGAGTTTCGAATATTATTTTAGCATGAAATTATTTCCAAACAACGCGTGGAAACTATTTCTAGTATAGTTTTATTATGAAGTATCTCgctaataatattttattacagATAATGGTTATACACTTTCAAAACACAACAAAGTTTGGAGGATTTGGGTCGGAAAATTCGACTTTTTATTGGTGAACGGAAAAATTCGACTTTAATCGCACCAAACGGCCCTTGCATATTATAATCACTGGCAGGGAATGGAGTGAGGTGAGAGTGGGACCGATAACGACCCGGATTTCAATTTGACTATTTATTTTCTGGGGGGACTTGGTACGACGACCTTCCGTGTAAAGCACATAGTTCGCATGTCATTTGCAAACTGCACCAGCTCCCTGATTCCTATATATTTAGGTAGGGATTCGTTGACACTCCTAATCACTGCAACCGGTTCAATGCCGATATGCATTCTTCACTCGATGTCTGCATCCGGGTCTCATTGCGACAGACTAATTAGTTTGCTCTTCGCTCCAGTCATAAGTGCACGATATTCTGTAACCATGAACTCGTTTGTCGGGGTAACTTGCCAATATGAGGCAGTACATCGTGatgggaaaacaaatataATGTGATCCCAATTTCCCGAGCATGAATTCGGTCAATCAACTCAAAGTCGAATACCAAGTGGACATGCAGATTATGGTCTTCATGGACTCCATTGAGATATTTGGTGGTTGTAATAGCTACTATAATATTATTCGAGAAATTCTATAGAACAATAAGTAAAGTTgtatgacttttttttttcccttttggaATTACAATGAGATCTATAAACTTTGAAGGAAATAGACGGGTGGGTGCAGTGAGAGTCTCACCGGCGAGAATGAATCGAATCAGAAAAAATATTTCGAACAGAGGGTGATGCTATATATTATCGCCAAACCCTCCATTCTCCATGgctatcatatatttatttttatattcagAGCACGGCTTTGGTTAGCCTATTGGTTTAGAATAATTTCCTTCAAGCGTCGGCTTGACTCTAATCATGAAATGCTTCAAGTGGTGGACTTGTAATTTAGAATATTGGTTTAGAATAGTTCCATTATGAGTTTTACGGACTGTCTCTCTTTAGAAAATAGCACTAAActaagaaattaatgaacaaTTAGGGAACAAGAGTCACATATCAGTGAATGAAAAGTGAGATAGTTTGGTAAAATCTActgcatttggtttcaaaatatgattttaaaattaaattttaattttaaaaaaaatagtataaatggggtccaccctttgactttatatgaattattttgttttgttgtgaaaaagtggtataaatgagacccactctttgactttatatgagttatttgttttattatgggtagaattagattaaaattatgattttaaaatcacatttgcaaaccaaacaaattTATTTAGTTAAAGGAGAGTAATAATGGAGCCCTCTCTAGCCATCCATATGGCATGGTATACTTTAAggcaatattaaaaaaaatccatataGTACATCAACcccattaaaataatttttaattcaattattaaaaaaaaagattattatatcatattgACCCACCCTTATTCTCATATAATTATACTTACATAAATTTcatatcaatcaattaataaatattaccAATACAATTTCATGGGTTGAATATCTCTTTCTTCACATTCCATTTCTCTTACGATTTTCATTTTATCAACTACCAAATCGATTAAGTCCCACATTAAGAATATATTGTCATTTCCCTAAAATGTTATTCATACATTTTactatgaattattttttatcatttacttatttattttggtgAGACACGAAGCgatcaaaatatttatttttttactatgGAAACTAATACTCTTTCACATGaatgtaaaatgataaataaatttctctattttatCTCATAAAATTACTTTGTTAAGAAAGGTGCTATACACGAGCTTaacttttctttaattttgaaatttgtcATAAATACCATGACATTCTTAGCGTACCTATTAAtgattaatcaatttttaatccTCAATATACAATATTAGGTAGAAATTGACTACATTAATTTGTATCATATAAAATCTCATATTGTATTGTATAATTCTCGCGCATCACACGGATTATATTCacaaataattatgttataaTTGAAAACATGCATTTCCCTTGTTTTTGCCACTTATATACACCGTTATGTCATATTAATTTTCCTCATTGGTGGCTTTGTTCGCGAATTATTAGATCGTTCGG of the Punica granatum isolate Tunisia-2019 chromosome 6, ASM765513v2, whole genome shotgun sequence genome contains:
- the LOC116212415 gene encoding U-box domain-containing protein 27-like, producing MGRDELYITVPSFFRCPISLDVMTSPVSLSTGVTYDRSSIQRWLDTGNNTCPATMQVLSSTDLVPNLNLQRLIRIWSDSSRPSAPPPPPPPPADSPLSSDDALALANSLISASSSSDLVPSSLSKLARFAAESDDNCIFLAKIDGFAELLLNLMTCADDDEPEEKNLKTMELMFRIYESVLAKSEDRQNLINSAFDRNLHRRSSLQLVIERGKIESKISSLKILESVAITEESKLVIAETEGFLRRLLKFVSPAEEAEVNLIDSTLSCLIHLAGPKRVRTRLLHLGAIKSLSDLLAASPSPAVSVIEKALKLLETVSSCREGREALSGDDRCVEAVLQRAFKVSAVATEHAVAILWSLCYAAGDERPRAVVRRCNGVARLLVVMQSGCSPAVRRMCGELLRIFRVSSQSQPCLSNYETKTTHIMPF